A segment of the Deltaproteobacteria bacterium genome:
CTTTTAAGCTTAGATGGCTTTAACAGACCCCTCAAAAACCGGGAATTCTAATTGTCGTTAGCCAGTATTTTTAATTGTCGCACATCAGCGCAGGTTGTTTCTTTTCACATTGCAATGGGCGGAGTATTTGACGATCAACTTTCAGTGAATGTTTTTGGGAAAGTTGCCCCCGTTCCCGAACCGGCCACCATGTTCCTTTTTGGCGCTGGCCTGATTGGGCTCGGCGCTTTGGGCAGGAAGAAGATGTTGAAATAACCAGTGTTTTTTTCGATCTCATGTCACACAAAAAGGCCACCAACTGGGTGGCCTTTTTGTGTGCAGCTCATATGCGTCAGGTCTGGTTGCTCAGTTAGCTGGCTCCTCTAATCTCCTCCGACAACCGACTGGCTGCTTCCCTTTCCGGAAAGGGACCTTCGATTCCAAGGGCTTCTGTCAGCGCTTTTGCGGTCCGATCCTTCTCATCGTTTTTCCAATAGGCCATGTCCAGATCATAAAGAATGGTTGCATTCCAGGTCGATTCAGACGCCTTGATATATCACGTCACTCAAGGCTATCAAGGTCCCGAACTTTTCTTGGGAAAACAGGGAAGATCAATGGGCCACTTCGTAGAGGTTCCCTTGCCAGGGTTTGAATCTGTCGTGGAACACTTGACCAGCGCCGAAATCCTTTTTTGTTCTCAGGTTAATCAATCTGAGTATTTGTTCTCTGAATTCTAAACTGATTTCAATCTCCTCGCCGGCTATACCCTGTATCTGAGATCCTTTTGGCACTCTTTTGAGCTCTTTATGTCCTGTTGGGTTTTTCACCAGGGCCAGGTAGCGCTTGTCACTGTTTTTCCAATGGAGACATTCGATCATATTCACGGGATTGCCTTGCTCCAAGACCCTGACCCTTGCCTCAAGTCCGGCCGACTTTAAGACTGAGGATACGACTTTTCTCCATGTATCGCCGTGGGCAGAAAACCGTTTTCCAGGGTCCCAGTATTCTATGGGTGAAAGGTTGAGATAAACGGCACTTCCCTTACCAGTCCGATTCTTCACCAGTACCGAAGTACGGTGAAAGAAGCCTGACCTGTCTCGTATCTCGATGCAGTCCACAGCAGCCCTGTGCTTAGTACCTCGTTCAAAGACTATAATGTCTTTATGCCGGTAGGCGCCCTCGTAATATGTAAAACGCTTCAGAAATGGCTGCTCATAGTTTTCCGCATCGATTTCGGTAAGCCCTAACCCGTTCATGTAACCAGCATCCTCATCCCTCGTGACCCCAAACAGGTCATCTAGTGCCCCTTGCGGCCGTCCCTTTCCATGCTCGTCCAATAATCCGCAAAGATAGTCGGCAATTAAGGTTCCACCGTCCTTGACAAAGCATCTCAGAGCCTGAGCCTCACGATCCGAGAGGCAAATGGTCTTGGGCAGAATGATCACCTTGAACCTCTCATAGAGATCTGCAGCTCCTTCCTGGATATCCAGGTAGCTGACAAAATCGTATTGGAATCCAAGATCCTCTAAGACCTTACACCACACCTTGCGAAGCAGTCCTTTCGTCTGGTTCTCATCATCGATAGAGCCTTTGCGATTCACCCAAGTACTTCCATGGGTTATGGCGTCCATGGCCCAACCCGCTTGAATACTGGGATGGGAGTAATAGATGCCGATAGGGTCTGGATCGAATACCGTCTCTGGATCTACGATTGACTCGCTAACAGAGCCTTGTATTTCTTTGAATGTATCTCTATTGGCGATGATAAAGGGGGCAATGTCGTATTGTTGGGATCGAAACCAACCCTCAGGCCATGCAATTACAGCTTGATTACCGTGAAGCATATAATACCAGAGAAACCAGGAATCCAGTTTCGGGTTTTTGGTTGAAAAGAAGGTCTGCATCCGAGGCCTGCGATCTTGGTTCCAGAATGATCTCAGGATCTCATTGGCGCCATTGATATCATAGGCCTCCATCCACTGCACGGCGCGACTGAGCATCGCATAATCATAGCCTCCCCAGGGTCCCGGTCCCTGGCCACCGACAAAACCTGCCGGAACTCCAGAATCAATGCTTTTTGCGTAGCGGGTGAGTTCTGCAAGGACCGCTGCAAACTGAAAATCCATAAAATGCCTGAAATCCATCCAAGGGGAGAGGTTCCACTTTGAAAGGGGAGGGGAATGGTTCCTTATACGGACCTCTTCAAAGCTTTGGGGCATAACCTCATCAAACCTTTTGAAATGGGTCTCCCACTGAGCGTTGAGCCTGGATATGGTGTCATATTTGTGTTTCAACCATCTTCTAAACCACGAAAGGGATTTTGGATGAATATCAACGTCACAGGGCGTACTCAAACGTCCGAGGGAGATCTCGTCATCAAAGGCATAGGCCAAAACAAAACCGTTCTTGGTGGTGCCAATGTTGCGCGCGATATGTTGTTTGATTTGTGAGATAGTCTTTGGGTCGGCCAAGCTGTGTGGGCGGGTTACGAGACCACATTTTCCGGTGACTGCTTTGACATCGCTGCTCTTCAAATAAAGAAAGCCCTTGTCTGCGGCGTGATCCACATAGTAGGGAAATCGTTCCTTCATGGAAAATTCGACTATCTTATCCTTGCCTGCGCCGCGATCAATGTGAAATCCGCCCAATCCCGCTCGCTGGTACAAACCGATGTCTTTGAGAACTGAGGTTTTGTATTGCCACACCAAAATCCTGAATTGGTTCCACTCAGGTCTTGTTGTGATGGCATGCACCTTACGTAGGGGACCGACCCTTTGGATCTCTGCAAAGGCGAAAAGAGACCCTGCCAAAACTATTCCCAAGCCAAGTAGGATGAGCAGACAATGTTTCAACGTACGGCTTTTTGACATGTCAATTCTGCGTCGAGCGAAGCAAGTTTCTCGCGCCATGTGCCTTAAGGGGAAGGGCTTGAGCCTGCGGCATCTTTTTTGAGTTTTGGTCGGCTATTCTTGAAGGGGGAGTAAAGGGGATCTCCGATCAAGACCATTTTCCACGACAAGAACGGATTAGACAAGGCATAGCATTCGGCCAATGTCAACTTCCCTTGAATCAACAGCCCGAAAAACATCTCCGGGACAGGAAAGGCTTGCACATACGGTTCACCAACAGGCCCGAGTGTGGCCGCTATTCCTTTTTCCAGCATCATCTTGCACCAGACTTGGCTTTTTCCCCTCTTCAAAGTCTTGCACTCCGCACTTGCTATGTGAAATCCGACTGAACCGGGTTGCCATGTAAAAGCGTCCACATAACGAGCATAGCTGTACCACCCAGAATATAAGCCGGCTTCAGGGCATTCACCCGGCTTGAAAAGTTCTTTTCGATCATCAATGACTACGGGCATAACATTGCTTTTTTTGACACGATTTGCGGCAAGGTGGATTGACTTGTCATAAAGAGCACCGCCGGAAACCTTCTTATTGCTTGGAGCAGGCCATCTTGCGTCAAAATAGGCTGTGCCTTTGAGTCCCGATTTTTCTGCTGCAATACTGTCGT
Coding sequences within it:
- a CDS encoding PEP-CTERM sorting domain-containing protein, translated to MSLASIFNCRTSAQVVSFHIAMGGVFDDQLSVNVFGKVAPVPEPATMFLFGAGLIGLGALGRKKMLK
- a CDS encoding beta-galactosidase trimerization domain-containing protein, whose product is MSKSRTLKHCLLILLGLGIVLAGSLFAFAEIQRVGPLRKVHAITTRPEWNQFRILVWQYKTSVLKDIGLYQRAGLGGFHIDRGAGKDKIVEFSMKERFPYYVDHAADKGFLYLKSSDVKAVTGKCGLVTRPHSLADPKTISQIKQHIARNIGTTKNGFVLAYAFDDEISLGRLSTPCDVDIHPKSLSWFRRWLKHKYDTISRLNAQWETHFKRFDEVMPQSFEEVRIRNHSPPLSKWNLSPWMDFRHFMDFQFAAVLAELTRYAKSIDSGVPAGFVGGQGPGPWGGYDYAMLSRAVQWMEAYDINGANEILRSFWNQDRRPRMQTFFSTKNPKLDSWFLWYYMLHGNQAVIAWPEGWFRSQQYDIAPFIIANRDTFKEIQGSVSESIVDPETVFDPDPIGIYYSHPSIQAGWAMDAITHGSTWVNRKGSIDDENQTKGLLRKVWCKVLEDLGFQYDFVSYLDIQEGAADLYERFKVIILPKTICLSDREAQALRCFVKDGGTLIADYLCGLLDEHGKGRPQGALDDLFGVTRDEDAGYMNGLGLTEIDAENYEQPFLKRFTYYEGAYRHKDIIVFERGTKHRAAVDCIEIRDRSGFFHRTSVLVKNRTGKGSAVYLNLSPIEYWDPGKRFSAHGDTWRKVVSSVLKSAGLEARVRVLEQGNPVNMIECLHWKNSDKRYLALVKNPTGHKELKRVPKGSQIQGIAGEEIEISLEFREQILRLINLRTKKDFGAGQVFHDRFKPWQGNLYEVAH
- a CDS encoding TIGR03790 family protein, whose amino-acid sequence is MSKTRSIPEGHLLQLWITDKEWCSREDYEKKVVPRVRRYLKDKDPFRFIRCLVIMYGLPLKVVSPEMNAEERGEVEKIEKRRENLNRDLKDIKDGEEERSKKVKREIESIKKRISVLKKSDQGASLDSEIALVLEKNYSLSRWVPNRYFLGYRGKRIENVPRNVLMVSRLDGPSDKIIRKIIDDSIAAEKSGLKGTAYFDARWPAPSNKKVSGGALYDKSIHLAANRVKKSNVMPVVIDDRKELFKPGECPEAGLYSGWYSYARYVDAFTWQPGSVGFHIASAECKTLKRGKSQVWCKMMLEKGIAATLGPVGEPYVQAFPVPEMFFGLLIQGKLTLAECYALSNPFLSWKMVLIGDPLYSPFKNSRPKLKKDAAGSSPSP